Proteins co-encoded in one Melanotaenia boesemani isolate fMelBoe1 chromosome 23, fMelBoe1.pri, whole genome shotgun sequence genomic window:
- the sbf1 gene encoding myotubularin-related protein 5 isoform X1, translating to MARLADYFVVVGYDLDKRVEGEGQGRILQRFPEKDWEDSPFPQGIELFCQPSGWGLVPERQPASFFVAVLTDINSERHYCACFTFWEGLDNPQKSEAREADEADEEPAVVQAAKVFGPKSLVLVSRLDYTEVFRNCLGLIYTVHVDGLSVPLETVIGNLLTCVIPIAGGSQIDESPVCSLDKVPQALACEWLLACLQPGQEEREESLRTITLGAGDRQVIQTPINDSLPISGSSVAQLFRQLGIVNVLYLFCAALTEHKILFLSSSYQRLTDACRGLLAIMFPLKYSFTYVPILPGKLLEVLSTPTPFIIGVNSFFRSETQELLDVIIADLDGGTVTIPECVHISLLPEPLLQQTQTALSMVLDPELEFADHAFPPQSMQPSALKIQDKEIRAVFLWLFARLFQGYRWCLHIIRIHPEPVIRFHKAAFLGQRALAEDDFLMRVLDGMAFAGFVSERGPPYRATDLFDDLVANQVERIRQEEACPHKVMSHVKELAEQLFKNENPYPAVAMHKVQRPSENSQNTPQSKTPFPVLDEVAVQLFIDHAAAKLKNAPPVVKAELKSMVPSGPPLGDVVDRNGNVMANSARRLEVVRNCITYIFENKMLEAKKLMPAVLRALKGRTARVCLTQELNQHVLQNRAVLDDQQFDYVVRMMNCTLQDCSHIDEHGIAAALLPLVTAFCRKLGAGITQFAYSCVQEHTVWTTMQFWEAMFYSDVQNHIKALYLETEDGDQQNNLEQQDGSSSSREISALELASEQSRLWPTLTKEMQMERVQKEESTVFSQAIHYANRMSYLLLPLDTSKNRLLRSSGLGDVESVSNSYVTNSIAGSMAESYDTESGFEDAESSDVANSVVRFINRFVDKVCNESGVTNEHLKALHIMIPDIVQMHIETLDAVHRESKRLPPIQKPKLLRPTLLPGEELVMDGMRVHLIPDGREEATGLMGGPPLLPAEGAIFLTTYRLIFKGTPSDPLVGEQVVTRSFPIASLTKEKRISVSITMDQFVQEGLQLRSCTFQLMKIAFDEEVASDLAEVFRKHLHKLRYPQHVQGTFAFTVGQCSKLVVEHKTKDKNQSLKTLSKNLVKSAKRTIGRQYVTRKKYSPPTWENRGSFQSELDEDEISVSEEVDQSSLTLSSTIRSSDRQTMSNVVERACCRDYQRLGLGTLSNSLTRSKNEPFRISTVNRMYTVCRSYPGLLIVPQSIPDSTIQRISRCYRQNRIPVVCWRNSRTKAVLLRSAGLHAKGVVGFFKSPNAPTAVPSQADSSSLEQEKYLHAIISSMPSYSENSGRNTLSGFTSTHMNTSDSSDKMRNPKIGALMKQVMGAKEDVPGTFSRGAVGQRAKVISLSQPKVSGKAKNPPRGKWGSIRGSGRLSAYNPDVGTRLAGKESPQPNGGPSEALFLRQQRAYLYIIGDKAQLKGGKQDSFQHWEVVPIEVCDVRQVKNSFKKLMKACVPSSPTSDPNMSFLRCLEESEWMALLHRVLQVSVLVVELLDTGSSVMVSLEDGWDVTTQVVSLVQLLSDPYYRTFDGFRLLVEKEWLSFGHRFSHRGAQTLGSQSSGFTPVFLQFLDCVHQIHLQFPMEFEFSQYYLKFLAYHYVSNRFRTFLLDSDYERIELGVLYEEKGERKSPQVCKSVWDYIDRLNKKTPIFYNYMYSPEDEEVLRPYTFISNLKVWDFYMEETLSEGPSYDWELRGRPENSAEETAEKPDTGGPKSQRHIVWPCYDSLSKVVPDAITKLLQDLQSLEAELGQTSEKWKDTWDKIKSTQRTETKLESKPSFSSSLLMSSNLSHQRRSQGVYLQESGVRSSINLGLDCEASATSTPVAGRPSTSTLYSQFQSTESENRSFEGILYKKGALLKPWKARWFVLDKTKHQLRYYETRQDKECKGVIELADVESVMVGTPTMGAPKNVEEKAFFDLKTTKRVYNFCAQDSLNAQLWMDSVQSCLSDA from the exons AAGTCCGAGGCCAGAGAGGCAGATGAGGCAGATGAAGAGCCGGCTGTTGTCCAAGCAGCTAAAGTCTTCGGTCCCAAGAGCCTGGTGCTGGTGTCTCGGCTCGATTATACTGAAGTTTTTAGA AACTGCCTGGGTCTGATCTACACCGTCCATGTGGATGGGCTGTCTGTCCCTTTGGAAACAGTGATCGGAAACCTTCTAACCTGTGTCATCCCCATCGCCGGAGGCTCCCAG ATAGATGAGTCCCCAGTTTGTAGTTTAGACAAAGTTCCCCAGGCCCTGGCCTGTGAATGGCTGCTGGCCTGTCTCCAG CCGGGccaggaggagagagaggagagtTTG CGGACTATAACATTAGGCGCCGGTGACCGTCAAGTTATCCAGACCCCCATCAACGACTCCCTTCCTATCAGCGGCAGCAGTGTCGCTCAGCTCTTCAGACAGCTTG gtatcGTCAACGTGTTGTATCTGTTCTGTGCTGCCCTGACGGAGCATAAGATCTTGTTCTTGTCCAGCAGCTATCAGAGACTAACGGACGCGTGCCGAGGACTGCTGGCCATTATGTTCCCCCTCAAATACAG ttttaccTACGTTCCCATCTTACCGGGAAAACTACTAGAAGTCCTGAGCACACCCACCCCCTTCATCATCGGTGTCAATTCGTTTTTCCGCTCCGAGACACAAGAACTG TTGGATGTGATCATCGCTGATTTGGACGGAGGCACCGTAACCATCCCTGAATGTGTCCACATCTCCCTGCTGCCTGAACCCCTGCTACAGCAGACCCAGACTGCACTCTCCATG GTTTTGGATCCAGAGCTGGAATTCGCTGATCACGCCTTCCCCCCACAGTCCATGCAACCCTCTGCACTCAAGATCCAG gatAAGGAGATCCGAGCAGTCTTCCTGTGGTTGTTTGCTCGACTTTTCCAGGGCTATCGCTGGTGTTTACATATCATCCGCATCCACCCAGAACCTGTAATCCGCTTCCATAAG GCGGCCTTTCTGGGCCAGAGGGCGCTGGCTGAAGATGACTTTCTCATGAGAGTCCTGGACGGCATGGCGTTTGCAGGCTTCGTGTCAGAGAGGGGTCCTCCCTACAGAGCTACTGATCTGTTTGATGAT ctcgtggccaatCAAGTGGAGCGGATACGACAAGAGGAGGCCTGCCCGCACAAAGTCATGAGCCACGTCAAGGAGCTTGCAGAGCAGCTCTTCAAAAAC gAGAATCCCTACCCCGCTGTGGCCATGCACAAAGTCCAGCGGCCGTCAGAAAACAGCCAGAACACCCCTCAGAGTAAGACACCCTTCCCTGTTCTGGATGAGGTTGCGGTGCAGCTTTTCATTGACCACGCTGCTGCCAAGCTCAAGAACGCCCCTCCTGTGGTCAAGGCAGAGCTGAAGAGCATGGTGCCATCTGGACCACCCCTAG GAGACGTCGTGGACAGGAACGGCAATGTGATGGCGAACAGCGCTCGGAGACTAGAGGTGGTCAGGAACTGCATCACGTACATCTTTGAGAACAAAATGCTGGAGGCCAAGAAG CTGATGCCAGCTGTGCTGCGGGCGTTAAAAGGTCGAACAGCCCGAGTCTGTTTGACGCAGGAGCTCAATCAGCACGTCCTGCAGAACCGAGCCGTGTTGGACGACCAGCAGTTCGACTACGTTGTTCGCATGATGAACTGCACCTTACAG GACTGTTCACATATTGATGAACATGGGATTGCAGCTGCCCTTCTTCCCCTGGTCACAGCATTCTGCCGA AAACTGGGTGCAGGCATTACCCAGTTTGCCTACAGCTGTGTACAGGAGCACACGGTATGGACCACCATGCAGTTCTGGGAGGCCATGTTCTACAGCGATGTCCAAAATCACATTAAAGCTCTGTACCTGGAGACAGAAGATGGAGATCAGCAGAATAACTTG GAACAGCAGGACGGGTCAAGCAGCAGCAGGGAAATCAGCGCCCTGGAGCTGGCGTCTGAGCAGAGCCGTCTGTGGCCGACGCTAACCAAGGAGATGCAGATGGAGCGCGTGCAGAAGGAGGAGAGCACGGTGTTCAGCCAGGCCATCCACTACGCCAACAGGATGAGCTACCTGCTGCTGCCGCTGGACACCAGCAAGAACCGACTGCTGAGGAGCTCTGGCCTTGGAGACGTGGAGAGTGTCAGCAACAGCTACGTCACAAACAG CATCGCAGGCAGCATGGCGGAGAGCTACGACACAGAAAGCGGCTTCGAAGACGCTGAGAGCTCAGACGTGGCCAACTCAGTGGTGCGCTTCATCAACCGCTTCGTAGATAAAGTTTGCAACGAGAGCGGTGTGACGAATGAGCACCTCAAAGCTCTCCACATAATGATACCAG ATATCGTCCAGATGCACATCGAGACATTAGACGCAGTCCACAGGGAGAGTAAGAGGCTGCCGCCGATCCAAAAG CCCAAGCTGCTGAGGCCAACTCTGTTGCCTGGGGAGGAGCTGGTGATGGATGGCATGAGGGTCCACCTAATCCCAGATGGCCGCGAGGAGGCAACAGGGCTAATGGGAGGTCCGCCTCTTCTTCCTGCCGAGGGTGCCATCTTCCTTACTACTTATCGCCTTATCTTTAAGGGCACACCAAGTGACCCATTAG TGGGTGAGCAGGTTGTTACTCGATCCTTCCCCATCGCCTCTCTGACTAAGGAGAAGAGGATCTCGGTCTCAATAACCATGGACCAGTTTGTCCAGGAGGGGCTGCAGCTGCGATCCTGCACTTTCCAG CTAATGAAGATAGCATTTGATGAGGAAGTTGCGTCAGACTTGGCTGAAGTTTTCAGGAAGCATTTGCACAAGTTACGTTACCCTCAGCACGTCCAGGGCACCTTCGCCTTCACCGTGGGACAGTGCAGCAAGCTAGTGGTCGAGCACAAGACCAAGGACAAGAACCAGTCACTAAA gaCACTTTCCAAAAACCTGGTGAAGAGTGCCAAGAGGACCATCGGCCGGCAGTATGTGACCAGGAAGAAGTATTCTCCTCCCACTTGGGAAAACAGGGGCAGCTTCCAGTCAGAGTTAGATGAAGACGAAATCTCAG TCTCGGAGGAAGTGGACCAGAGCTCCCTCACCCTCTCCTCCACCATCCGCTcttcagacagacaaaccaTGAGCAACGTTGTGGAGCGCGCCTGCTGCCGGGACTACCAGCGTCTGGGTCTGGGCACGCTCAGTAACAGCCTGACACGATCAAAGAACGAGCCTTTTAGGATTTCCACTGTTAACCGCATGTACACCGTCTGCAGGAG CTACCCCGGCCTGCTGATCGTCCCCCAGAGCATCCCAGACTCGACCATCCAGAGAATCTCCCGCTGCTACCGACAGAATCGCATCCCAGTAGTTTGTTGGAGGAATTCACGGACCAAAGCCGTGCTGCTACGCTCAGCTGGCCTTCATGCCAAGGGGGTGGTGGGCTTCTTCAAGTCCCCCAACGCACCTACtgcag TTCCTTCGCAGGCAGACTCCTCCAGCCTGGAGCAGGAAAAATACCTGCATGCCATAATCAGCTCCATGCCATCATACAGCGAGAACAGTGGCAGAAACACACTGAGCGGCTTCACATCCACACACATGAACACCTCCG ACTCTTCAGATAAAATGAGAAACCCCAAGATTGGAGCTCTGATGAAGCAGGTGATGGGCGCCAAGGAGGACGTTCCTGGTACCTTCAGCAGAGGAG CTGTTGGTCAAAGGGCGAAAGTCATCTCCCTCTCTCAGCCCAAAGTGTCTGGCAAAGCCAAGAACCCTCCCAGAG GGAAATGGGGCAGTATCCGGGGCAGCGGGCGTCTAAGTGCCTACAATCCAGATGTGGGGACACGTCTGGCTGGGAAAGAGTCTCCACAGCCCAATGGAGGACCTAGCGAAGCGCTGTTCCTCCGCCAGCAGAGAGCTTACCTCTATATCATTGGGGATAAAGCCCAACTTAAG GGAGGAAAGCAAGACTCCTTCCAGCACTGGGAGGTGGTTCCCATCGAGGTTTGTGACGTGCGGCAGGTGAAGAACAGCTTCAAGAAGCTGATGAAGGCATGCGTGCCGAGTTCCCCGACATCTGACCCCAACATGAGCTTCCTGCGCTGCCTAGAAGAGTCGGAGTGGATGGCCCTG CTGCACAGGGTGCTGCAGGTGTCTGTCCTTGTAGTGGAGCTTCTGGACACCGGCTCATCAGTCATGGTCAGCTTAGAAGACGGCTGGGACGTCACTACACAG GTGGTGTCCTTGGTGCAGCTGCTGTCTGATCCCTACTACAGAACTTTTGATGGTTTCCGGCTGCTGGTGGAGAAGGAGTGGCTGTCATTCGGTCACAGGTTCAGCCATCGCGGCGCTCAGACGCTGGGCAGCCAGAGCAGCGGCTTCACCCCCGTCTTCCTGCAGTTCCTGGACTGTGTACACCAG ATTCACCTCCAGTTCCCCATGGAGTTTGAGTTCAGCCAGTACTACCTGAAGTTCCTGGCCTACCACTACGTGTCCAACCGCTTCCGCACCTTCCTGCTCGACTCGGACTACGAACGCATCGAGCTGG GTGTGCTGTATGAGGAGAAAGGAGAGAGGAAAAGTCCTCAGGTGTGCAAGTCTGTGTGGGACTACATCGACAGACTCAACAAGAAAACACCCATTTTCTACAATTACATGTACTCTccagaggatgaggag GTGTTGCGGCCGTACACTTTCATCTCCAACCTGAAGGTGTGGGACTTCTACATGGAGGAGACGCTATCTGAAGGGCCATCGTATGACTGGGAACTGAGGGGCCGGCCGGAGAACTCGGCGGAGGAGACGGCAGAGAAACCCGACACAGGCGGCCCAAAATCTCAACGCCACATCGTGTGGCCGTGTTATGACAGCCTGAGTAAGGTGGTCCCCGACGCCATCACCAAGCTGCTGCAAGACCTGCAGAGTCTGGAGGCCGAGCTCGGACAGACGTCGGAGAAGTGGAAGGACACGTGGGACAAGATCAAATCCACGCAGAGAACTGAGACCAAACTGGAAAGCAAG CCGTCGTTCTCCAGCTCCCTTCTCATGTCGTCTAACCTGAGCCACCAGCGGCGCTCTCAGGGCGTCTACCTGCAGGAGAGCGGCGTCAGATCTTCCATCAACCTGGGTCTGGACTGCGAGGCCAGCGCCACCTCCACGCCGGTGGCTGGTCGGCCGAGCACCAGCACGCTCTACAGCCAGTTTCAGAGCACCGAGAGCGAAAACAG GAGTTTTGAAGGCATTCTGTACAAGAAGGGGGCATTGTTGAAACCATGGAAAGCGCGGTGGTTTGTGCTGGATAAGACCAAGCATCAG CTGAGATACTACGAGACCAGACAGGACAAGGAGTGCAAAGGGGTGATCGAACTGGCCGACGTGGAGTCCGTCATGGTGGGAACGCCCACCATGGGAGCACCGAAAAATGTAGAAGAGAAAGCCTTCTTTGAT CTCAAGACAACCAAACGAGTGTACAACTTCTGTGCCCAGGACAGTCTGAACGCTCAGCTGTGGATGGACAGCGTCCAGAGCTGCCTGTCGGACGCGTag
- the sbf1 gene encoding myotubularin-related protein 5 isoform X3, translating into MARLADYFVVVGYDLDKRVEGEGQGRILQRFPEKDWEDSPFPQGIELFCQPSGWGLVPERQPASFFVAVLTDINSERHYCACFTFWEGLDNPQKSEAREADEADEEPAVVQAAKVFGPKSLVLVSRLDYTEVFRNCLGLIYTVHVDGLSVPLETVIGNLLTCVIPIAGGSQIDESPVCSLDKVPQALACEWLLACLQPGQEEREESLRTITLGAGDRQVIQTPINDSLPISGSSVAQLFRQLGIVNVLYLFCAALTEHKILFLSSSYQRLTDACRGLLAIMFPLKYSFTYVPILPGKLLEVLSTPTPFIIGVNSFFRSETQELLDVIIADLDGGTVTIPECVHISLLPEPLLQQTQTALSMVLDPELEFADHAFPPQSMQPSALKIQDKEIRAVFLWLFARLFQGYRWCLHIIRIHPEPVIRFHKAAFLGQRALAEDDFLMRVLDGMAFAGFVSERGPPYRATDLFDDLVANQVERIRQEEACPHKVMSHVKELAEQLFKNENPYPAVAMHKVQRPSENSQNTPQSKTPFPVLDEVAVQLFIDHAAAKLKNAPPVVKAELKSMVPSGPPLGDVVDRNGNVMANSARRLEVVRNCITYIFENKMLEAKKLMPAVLRALKGRTARVCLTQELNQHVLQNRAVLDDQQFDYVVRMMNCTLQDCSHIDEHGIAAALLPLVTAFCRKLGAGITQFAYSCVQEHTVWTTMQFWEAMFYSDVQNHIKALYLETEDGDQQNNLEQQDGSSSSREISALELASEQSRLWPTLTKEMQMERVQKEESTVFSQAIHYANRMSYLLLPLDTSKNRLLRSSGLGDVESVSNSYVTNSIAGSMAESYDTESGFEDAESSDVANSVVRFINRFVDKVCNESGVTNEHLKALHIMIPDIVQMHIETLDAVHRESKRLPPIQKPKLLRPTLLPGEELVMDGMRVHLIPDGREEATGLMGGPPLLPAEGAIFLTTYRLIFKGTPSDPLVGEQVVTRSFPIASLTKEKRISVSITMDQFVQEGLQLRSCTFQLMKIAFDEEVASDLAEVFRKHLHKLRYPQHVQGTFAFTVGQCSKLVVEHKTKDKNQSLKTLSKNLVKSAKRTIGRQYVTRKKYSPPTWENRGSFQSELDEDEISVSEEVDQSSLTLSSTIRSSDRQTMSNVVERACCRDYQRLGLGTLSNSLTRSKNEPFRISTVNRMYTVCRSYPGLLIVPQSIPDSTIQRISRCYRQNRIPVVCWRNSRTKAVLLRSAGLHAKGVVGFFKSPNAPTAVPSQADSSSLEQEKYLHAIISSMPSYSENSGRNTLSGFTSTHMNTSDSSDKMRNPKIGALMKQVMGAKEDVPGTFSRGGKWGSIRGSGRLSAYNPDVGTRLAGKESPQPNGGPSEALFLRQQRAYLYIIGDKAQLKGGKQDSFQHWEVVPIEVCDVRQVKNSFKKLMKACVPSSPTSDPNMSFLRCLEESEWMALLHRVLQVSVLVVELLDTGSSVMVSLEDGWDVTTQVVSLVQLLSDPYYRTFDGFRLLVEKEWLSFGHRFSHRGAQTLGSQSSGFTPVFLQFLDCVHQIHLQFPMEFEFSQYYLKFLAYHYVSNRFRTFLLDSDYERIELGVLYEEKGERKSPQVCKSVWDYIDRLNKKTPIFYNYMYSPEDEEVLRPYTFISNLKVWDFYMEETLSEGPSYDWELRGRPENSAEETAEKPDTGGPKSQRHIVWPCYDSLSKVVPDAITKLLQDLQSLEAELGQTSEKWKDTWDKIKSTQRTETKLESKPSFSSSLLMSSNLSHQRRSQGVYLQESGVRSSINLGLDCEASATSTPVAGRPSTSTLYSQFQSTESENRSFEGILYKKGALLKPWKARWFVLDKTKHQLRYYETRQDKECKGVIELADVESVMVGTPTMGAPKNVEEKAFFDLKTTKRVYNFCAQDSLNAQLWMDSVQSCLSDA; encoded by the exons AAGTCCGAGGCCAGAGAGGCAGATGAGGCAGATGAAGAGCCGGCTGTTGTCCAAGCAGCTAAAGTCTTCGGTCCCAAGAGCCTGGTGCTGGTGTCTCGGCTCGATTATACTGAAGTTTTTAGA AACTGCCTGGGTCTGATCTACACCGTCCATGTGGATGGGCTGTCTGTCCCTTTGGAAACAGTGATCGGAAACCTTCTAACCTGTGTCATCCCCATCGCCGGAGGCTCCCAG ATAGATGAGTCCCCAGTTTGTAGTTTAGACAAAGTTCCCCAGGCCCTGGCCTGTGAATGGCTGCTGGCCTGTCTCCAG CCGGGccaggaggagagagaggagagtTTG CGGACTATAACATTAGGCGCCGGTGACCGTCAAGTTATCCAGACCCCCATCAACGACTCCCTTCCTATCAGCGGCAGCAGTGTCGCTCAGCTCTTCAGACAGCTTG gtatcGTCAACGTGTTGTATCTGTTCTGTGCTGCCCTGACGGAGCATAAGATCTTGTTCTTGTCCAGCAGCTATCAGAGACTAACGGACGCGTGCCGAGGACTGCTGGCCATTATGTTCCCCCTCAAATACAG ttttaccTACGTTCCCATCTTACCGGGAAAACTACTAGAAGTCCTGAGCACACCCACCCCCTTCATCATCGGTGTCAATTCGTTTTTCCGCTCCGAGACACAAGAACTG TTGGATGTGATCATCGCTGATTTGGACGGAGGCACCGTAACCATCCCTGAATGTGTCCACATCTCCCTGCTGCCTGAACCCCTGCTACAGCAGACCCAGACTGCACTCTCCATG GTTTTGGATCCAGAGCTGGAATTCGCTGATCACGCCTTCCCCCCACAGTCCATGCAACCCTCTGCACTCAAGATCCAG gatAAGGAGATCCGAGCAGTCTTCCTGTGGTTGTTTGCTCGACTTTTCCAGGGCTATCGCTGGTGTTTACATATCATCCGCATCCACCCAGAACCTGTAATCCGCTTCCATAAG GCGGCCTTTCTGGGCCAGAGGGCGCTGGCTGAAGATGACTTTCTCATGAGAGTCCTGGACGGCATGGCGTTTGCAGGCTTCGTGTCAGAGAGGGGTCCTCCCTACAGAGCTACTGATCTGTTTGATGAT ctcgtggccaatCAAGTGGAGCGGATACGACAAGAGGAGGCCTGCCCGCACAAAGTCATGAGCCACGTCAAGGAGCTTGCAGAGCAGCTCTTCAAAAAC gAGAATCCCTACCCCGCTGTGGCCATGCACAAAGTCCAGCGGCCGTCAGAAAACAGCCAGAACACCCCTCAGAGTAAGACACCCTTCCCTGTTCTGGATGAGGTTGCGGTGCAGCTTTTCATTGACCACGCTGCTGCCAAGCTCAAGAACGCCCCTCCTGTGGTCAAGGCAGAGCTGAAGAGCATGGTGCCATCTGGACCACCCCTAG GAGACGTCGTGGACAGGAACGGCAATGTGATGGCGAACAGCGCTCGGAGACTAGAGGTGGTCAGGAACTGCATCACGTACATCTTTGAGAACAAAATGCTGGAGGCCAAGAAG CTGATGCCAGCTGTGCTGCGGGCGTTAAAAGGTCGAACAGCCCGAGTCTGTTTGACGCAGGAGCTCAATCAGCACGTCCTGCAGAACCGAGCCGTGTTGGACGACCAGCAGTTCGACTACGTTGTTCGCATGATGAACTGCACCTTACAG GACTGTTCACATATTGATGAACATGGGATTGCAGCTGCCCTTCTTCCCCTGGTCACAGCATTCTGCCGA AAACTGGGTGCAGGCATTACCCAGTTTGCCTACAGCTGTGTACAGGAGCACACGGTATGGACCACCATGCAGTTCTGGGAGGCCATGTTCTACAGCGATGTCCAAAATCACATTAAAGCTCTGTACCTGGAGACAGAAGATGGAGATCAGCAGAATAACTTG GAACAGCAGGACGGGTCAAGCAGCAGCAGGGAAATCAGCGCCCTGGAGCTGGCGTCTGAGCAGAGCCGTCTGTGGCCGACGCTAACCAAGGAGATGCAGATGGAGCGCGTGCAGAAGGAGGAGAGCACGGTGTTCAGCCAGGCCATCCACTACGCCAACAGGATGAGCTACCTGCTGCTGCCGCTGGACACCAGCAAGAACCGACTGCTGAGGAGCTCTGGCCTTGGAGACGTGGAGAGTGTCAGCAACAGCTACGTCACAAACAG CATCGCAGGCAGCATGGCGGAGAGCTACGACACAGAAAGCGGCTTCGAAGACGCTGAGAGCTCAGACGTGGCCAACTCAGTGGTGCGCTTCATCAACCGCTTCGTAGATAAAGTTTGCAACGAGAGCGGTGTGACGAATGAGCACCTCAAAGCTCTCCACATAATGATACCAG ATATCGTCCAGATGCACATCGAGACATTAGACGCAGTCCACAGGGAGAGTAAGAGGCTGCCGCCGATCCAAAAG CCCAAGCTGCTGAGGCCAACTCTGTTGCCTGGGGAGGAGCTGGTGATGGATGGCATGAGGGTCCACCTAATCCCAGATGGCCGCGAGGAGGCAACAGGGCTAATGGGAGGTCCGCCTCTTCTTCCTGCCGAGGGTGCCATCTTCCTTACTACTTATCGCCTTATCTTTAAGGGCACACCAAGTGACCCATTAG TGGGTGAGCAGGTTGTTACTCGATCCTTCCCCATCGCCTCTCTGACTAAGGAGAAGAGGATCTCGGTCTCAATAACCATGGACCAGTTTGTCCAGGAGGGGCTGCAGCTGCGATCCTGCACTTTCCAG CTAATGAAGATAGCATTTGATGAGGAAGTTGCGTCAGACTTGGCTGAAGTTTTCAGGAAGCATTTGCACAAGTTACGTTACCCTCAGCACGTCCAGGGCACCTTCGCCTTCACCGTGGGACAGTGCAGCAAGCTAGTGGTCGAGCACAAGACCAAGGACAAGAACCAGTCACTAAA gaCACTTTCCAAAAACCTGGTGAAGAGTGCCAAGAGGACCATCGGCCGGCAGTATGTGACCAGGAAGAAGTATTCTCCTCCCACTTGGGAAAACAGGGGCAGCTTCCAGTCAGAGTTAGATGAAGACGAAATCTCAG TCTCGGAGGAAGTGGACCAGAGCTCCCTCACCCTCTCCTCCACCATCCGCTcttcagacagacaaaccaTGAGCAACGTTGTGGAGCGCGCCTGCTGCCGGGACTACCAGCGTCTGGGTCTGGGCACGCTCAGTAACAGCCTGACACGATCAAAGAACGAGCCTTTTAGGATTTCCACTGTTAACCGCATGTACACCGTCTGCAGGAG CTACCCCGGCCTGCTGATCGTCCCCCAGAGCATCCCAGACTCGACCATCCAGAGAATCTCCCGCTGCTACCGACAGAATCGCATCCCAGTAGTTTGTTGGAGGAATTCACGGACCAAAGCCGTGCTGCTACGCTCAGCTGGCCTTCATGCCAAGGGGGTGGTGGGCTTCTTCAAGTCCCCCAACGCACCTACtgcag TTCCTTCGCAGGCAGACTCCTCCAGCCTGGAGCAGGAAAAATACCTGCATGCCATAATCAGCTCCATGCCATCATACAGCGAGAACAGTGGCAGAAACACACTGAGCGGCTTCACATCCACACACATGAACACCTCCG ACTCTTCAGATAAAATGAGAAACCCCAAGATTGGAGCTCTGATGAAGCAGGTGATGGGCGCCAAGGAGGACGTTCCTGGTACCTTCAGCAGAGGAG GGAAATGGGGCAGTATCCGGGGCAGCGGGCGTCTAAGTGCCTACAATCCAGATGTGGGGACACGTCTGGCTGGGAAAGAGTCTCCACAGCCCAATGGAGGACCTAGCGAAGCGCTGTTCCTCCGCCAGCAGAGAGCTTACCTCTATATCATTGGGGATAAAGCCCAACTTAAG GGAGGAAAGCAAGACTCCTTCCAGCACTGGGAGGTGGTTCCCATCGAGGTTTGTGACGTGCGGCAGGTGAAGAACAGCTTCAAGAAGCTGATGAAGGCATGCGTGCCGAGTTCCCCGACATCTGACCCCAACATGAGCTTCCTGCGCTGCCTAGAAGAGTCGGAGTGGATGGCCCTG CTGCACAGGGTGCTGCAGGTGTCTGTCCTTGTAGTGGAGCTTCTGGACACCGGCTCATCAGTCATGGTCAGCTTAGAAGACGGCTGGGACGTCACTACACAG GTGGTGTCCTTGGTGCAGCTGCTGTCTGATCCCTACTACAGAACTTTTGATGGTTTCCGGCTGCTGGTGGAGAAGGAGTGGCTGTCATTCGGTCACAGGTTCAGCCATCGCGGCGCTCAGACGCTGGGCAGCCAGAGCAGCGGCTTCACCCCCGTCTTCCTGCAGTTCCTGGACTGTGTACACCAG ATTCACCTCCAGTTCCCCATGGAGTTTGAGTTCAGCCAGTACTACCTGAAGTTCCTGGCCTACCACTACGTGTCCAACCGCTTCCGCACCTTCCTGCTCGACTCGGACTACGAACGCATCGAGCTGG GTGTGCTGTATGAGGAGAAAGGAGAGAGGAAAAGTCCTCAGGTGTGCAAGTCTGTGTGGGACTACATCGACAGACTCAACAAGAAAACACCCATTTTCTACAATTACATGTACTCTccagaggatgaggag GTGTTGCGGCCGTACACTTTCATCTCCAACCTGAAGGTGTGGGACTTCTACATGGAGGAGACGCTATCTGAAGGGCCATCGTATGACTGGGAACTGAGGGGCCGGCCGGAGAACTCGGCGGAGGAGACGGCAGAGAAACCCGACACAGGCGGCCCAAAATCTCAACGCCACATCGTGTGGCCGTGTTATGACAGCCTGAGTAAGGTGGTCCCCGACGCCATCACCAAGCTGCTGCAAGACCTGCAGAGTCTGGAGGCCGAGCTCGGACAGACGTCGGAGAAGTGGAAGGACACGTGGGACAAGATCAAATCCACGCAGAGAACTGAGACCAAACTGGAAAGCAAG CCGTCGTTCTCCAGCTCCCTTCTCATGTCGTCTAACCTGAGCCACCAGCGGCGCTCTCAGGGCGTCTACCTGCAGGAGAGCGGCGTCAGATCTTCCATCAACCTGGGTCTGGACTGCGAGGCCAGCGCCACCTCCACGCCGGTGGCTGGTCGGCCGAGCACCAGCACGCTCTACAGCCAGTTTCAGAGCACCGAGAGCGAAAACAG GAGTTTTGAAGGCATTCTGTACAAGAAGGGGGCATTGTTGAAACCATGGAAAGCGCGGTGGTTTGTGCTGGATAAGACCAAGCATCAG CTGAGATACTACGAGACCAGACAGGACAAGGAGTGCAAAGGGGTGATCGAACTGGCCGACGTGGAGTCCGTCATGGTGGGAACGCCCACCATGGGAGCACCGAAAAATGTAGAAGAGAAAGCCTTCTTTGAT CTCAAGACAACCAAACGAGTGTACAACTTCTGTGCCCAGGACAGTCTGAACGCTCAGCTGTGGATGGACAGCGTCCAGAGCTGCCTGTCGGACGCGTag